In Mytilus trossulus isolate FHL-02 chromosome 6, PNRI_Mtr1.1.1.hap1, whole genome shotgun sequence, a single window of DNA contains:
- the LOC134723788 gene encoding uncharacterized protein LOC134723788, with the protein MKYFGFILFVILSVICVGEGHLWGRSRRTHRWRPGTKDMEGSCTFDLPCDVETETFKVKIHILGFVKSAEVAGPFSVTRHGFFKHGFYIRNTENLFQGTNEVDFTARYWGWLKPRYSCSLICYTCITTPPPPPPTPTPTTTPTPTTTPTETPPVVNIDVE; encoded by the exons ATGAAGTATTTTGGATTTATTCTCTTCGTTATCCTGTCAGTGATATGTGTAGGTGAAGGTCACCTTTGGGGAAGAAGTAGAAGAACACACCGATGGAGACCTGGAACTAAAGATATGGAAGGATCTTGTACTTTTGATCTCCCATGTGATGTTGAAACAGAaacatttaaagttaaaattcacATTCTCGGATTCGTAAAATCTGCAgag gTTGCAGGACCGTTCAGTGTAACGCGCCATGGATTCTTTAAACATGGATTTTACATCAGAAACACCGAAAACTTATTCCAAGGAACAAATGAAGTGGACTTTACTGCGCGGTATTGGGGCTGGTTGAAACCGAGGTACAGCTGTTCACTCATATGCTACACTTGTATCACAACGCCACCACCTCCGCCGCCAACACCAACACCAACAACCACGCCAACACCAACAACCACGCCAACGGAAACACCACCAGTTGTCAATATTGATGTTGAATaa